From the genome of Bacillus thermozeamaize:
CTTCCGGCGCCTTGTCGATTTGGTCGTAGGCAAACGCCTGCGCCTTGCCCTGACGCGCCAAAACGTGGGTGATTGCAGCCGTCAGCGTGGTTTTTCCATGGTCAACGTGTCCAATGGTTCCTACGTTGACGTGGGGTTTGGTGCGCTGGAATTTTTCTTTTGCCATGAATCGTTTCCTCCTTACTATTTAAAATGACTTTTTTTCATCGATTAGATGGATTGTTTGTGGCATATGATCATGGAGCCTTCATGCGGCCAACCCGCTCCCTGCCTCCTTCTGCCTGAAAATGTCGGACAAGGCGGCGGCGAATGGTTGACGCGCATGAGGCGGAAGTCTCTGTCAGGCACCTTTGTTCTTGGCAATGATCTCTTCAGCAATGCTCTTCGGCACTTCTTCGTAGTGGTCAAACTGCATCACATAGGTGCCACGGCCCTGCGTCTTGGAGCGAAGCGTCGTCGCGTAGCCAAACATTTCGGCTAGCGGCACGTAGGCGCGAATCACCTGCGCATTGCCGCGCGCCTCCATCCCTTCAATGCGGCCACGACGCGAATTGATGTCGCCCATGATGTCGCCCATGTACTCTTCTGGAACGGTCACTTCCACTTTCATCATCGGTTCCAGAAGGACGGGATCGCACTTGGCGGCTGCCGCCTTGAGCGCCATCGACGCAGCAATCTTGAAGGCCATTTCGGATGAGTCGACCTCGTGATAGGATCCATCCACCAACTTGGCTTTCAGGTCAATCACAGGATAGCCGGCAAGGATGCCGTTTTGCATCGCTTCTTCAATCCCCGCCTGAACGGCCGGCACATACTCTTTCGGAACCACACCGCCGACAATGTGGTTTTCAAACTGGAATCCTTGTCCACGTTCAAGCGGCTCAAACTCGATCCAGACATGCCCGTATTGTCCGCGTCCGCCAGACTGACGGATAAATTTGCCTTCCACCTTGGCCGGCTTGCGGATGGTTTCCTTGTAAGCCACCTGCGGCTTGCCCACGTTGGCTTCCACCTTGAACTCACGGTGCAAGCGATCCACGATCACCTCAAGGTGAAGCTCACCCATTCCTTCAATGATGGTCTGGCCCGTTTCCTCATCGGTATGGGTCCGGAAGGTGGGATCTTCTTCTGACAGCTTGGACAGCGCCAATCCCAGCTTATCCTGGTCCGCCTTCGTCTTCGGCTCGATGGCGACGGAGATCACAGGATCCGGAAATTCCATCGACTCGAGGATAATCGGCGCCTTTTCGTCACAAAGGGTATCTCCGGTGGTGGTATCCTTCAGGCCGACAGCCGCCGCAATATCCCCCGCATACACGGTCGGAATCTCCTCGCGGTGATTGGCGTGCATCTGCAGAATCCGGCCGATGCGTTCCCGTTTGCCCTTGGTGGAATTGAGGACGTACGTGCCGGAATTGAGCGTTCCCGAATAGACCCGGAAGTAGGTCAGCTTTCCGACGTACGGGTCGCTCATCAGTTTGAACGCCAAAGCCGCAAACGGCTCATTGTCGTCGGAATGCCGCTCGGCTTCCTCGCCGTCGGGGGTCACGCCCTTGACGTTGGCAATGTCCAACGGAGACGGCAAATATTCGACGATCGCATCGAGCAACAGCTGAACACCCTTGTTTTTATAGGAGGAACCGCACAGAACGGGGATCAGTTCGACGTTGATCGTGCCTTTCCGCAAGCCGCGCTTGATCTCTTCTTCCGTCAGCTCCTCGCCTTCCAGGTATTTCATCATCAATTCCTCGTCCAGCTCGGCGACGGCTTCCACCAGTTTGTTGCGGTATTCCTCCGCCTGGGACTGAAGCTCTGCCGGAATCTCGGTCACTTCGATTTCTTTCCCGAGATCATCCTTGTAGATGTATGCCTTCATCGCAATCAGGTCGACAATCCCGACAAAGGTATCTTCCGCACCGATGGGAAGCTGGATCGCGACCGGATTGGCCTGCAGGCGCGTGCGCAACGATTCCATCGCGCTGAAAAAGTCCGCGCCAATCGTGTCCATTTTATTCATGTAGGCAATCCGGGGCACATGGTATTTATCCGCCTGGCGCCAAACCGTTTCTGACTGGGGCTCCACGCCAGCCTTGGCGTCAAAAACAGCCACGGCACCGTCCAATACCCGCAGGGAGCGCTCCACCTCGACCGTAAAGTCCACGTGGCCA
Proteins encoded in this window:
- a CDS encoding translation elongation factor G gives rise to the protein MAREFSLQNTRNIGIMAHIDAGKTTTTERILFYTGRVHKIGETHEGAATMDWMEQEQERGITITSAATTCQWKGHRINIIDTPGHVDFTVEVERSLRVLDGAVAVFDAKAGVEPQSETVWRQADKYHVPRIAYMNKMDTIGADFFSAMESLRTRLQANPVAIQLPIGAEDTFVGIVDLIAMKAYIYKDDLGKEIEVTEIPAELQSQAEEYRNKLVEAVAELDEELMMKYLEGEELTEEEIKRGLRKGTINVELIPVLCGSSYKNKGVQLLLDAIVEYLPSPLDIANVKGVTPDGEEAERHSDDNEPFAALAFKLMSDPYVGKLTYFRVYSGTLNSGTYVLNSTKGKRERIGRILQMHANHREEIPTVYAGDIAAAVGLKDTTTGDTLCDEKAPIILESMEFPDPVISVAIEPKTKADQDKLGLALSKLSEEDPTFRTHTDEETGQTIIEGMGELHLEVIVDRLHREFKVEANVGKPQVAYKETIRKPAKVEGKFIRQSGGRGQYGHVWIEFEPLERGQGFQFENHIVGGVVPKEYVPAVQAGIEEAMQNGILAGYPVIDLKAKLVDGSYHEVDSSEMAFKIAASMALKAAAAKCDPVLLEPMMKVEVTVPEEYMGDIMGDINSRRGRIEGMEARGNAQVIRAYVPLAEMFGYATTLRSKTQGRGTYVMQFDHYEEVPKSIAEEIIAKNKGA